Proteins encoded within one genomic window of Hevea brasiliensis isolate MT/VB/25A 57/8 chromosome 8, ASM3005281v1, whole genome shotgun sequence:
- the LOC110668077 gene encoding CBL-interacting protein kinase 2, with the protein MEHKGNVLMERYDFGRLLGQGNFAKVYYARNLKTGQSVAIKVIEKEKILKVGLIDQIKREISVMKLVKHPNVLQLYEVMASKTKIYFVIEYAKGGELFKKVAKGKLKEDVARNYFLQLVSAVDFCHSRGVYHRDLKPENLLLDENGILKVSDFGLSALVESNSQDCLLHTTCGTPAYVAPEVISRKGYNGAKADIWSSGVILYVLLAGFLPFHDANLIFLYRKITKAEYKCPDWFCPEVRKLVSKMLDPNPNTRISIAKIMETPWFRKGFNPKAVKTKTDVKKSDPLVANTTLGPYENAFTFAEDKKELGRPASLNAFDIISLSNGLDLSGFFAKSDQEKETKFTSMHSASTIISKLEDTAKHLHLDVKKKDGGLLKLEGSEQGRKGALSIDAEIFEFTPSFHLVEVKKSAGDTLEYTQILEQGLRPALKDIVWVWQGEQQQQKQQEQQQAHSS; encoded by the coding sequence ATGGAGCATAAAGGGAATGTATTGATGGAGAGGTATGACTTTGGGCGATTGTTAGGCCAAGGAAACTTTGCTAAGGTTTACTATGCGAGGAATCTTAAAACTGGCCAGAGTGTGGCTATTAAGGTCATTGAAAAGGAAAAGATATTGAAGGTGGggctgattgatcagatcaagagAGAGATATCTGTTATGAAACTGGTTAAACATCCAAATGTCTTACAGCTTTATGAGGTCATGGCCTCCAAAACCAAGATTTACTTTGTCATAGAATATGCTAAAGGTGGTGAGctcttcaagaaggtggcaaaaggAAAGCTCAAAGAAGATGTTGCAAGGAACTATTTTCTACAGTTAGTCAGTGCAGTTGATTTTTGTCACAGCAGAGGTGTCTATCACCGGGATTTGAAACCAGAAAACTTACTACTGGATGAAAATGGAATTTTGAAAGTATCAGATTTTGGATTGAGCGCACTTGTTGAGTCAAATAGTCAAGATTGTTTGCTCCACACAACTTGTGGAACTCCTGCATATGTAGCTCCTGAAGTTATTAGCAGAAAAGGCTATAATGGAGCTAAAGCTGACATTTGGTCTTCTGGTGTAATCTTATACGTTTTGCTGGCCGGTTTTCTCCCATTCCATGatgcaaatttgatttttttgtaTAGGAAAATAACCAAGGCAGAATATAAATGCCCTGACTGGTTTTGCCCTGAAGTGCGCAAGCTGGTATCGAAAATGCTCGACCCTAATCCAAACACTAGAATTTCCATTGCCAAAATAATGGAAACTCCCTGGTTTAGAAAAGGGTTCAATCCAAAAGCTGTTAAAACTAAAACTGATGTTAAGAAATCGGATCCTTTGGTGGCCAATACAACTTTGGGTCCTTATGAGAATGCTTTCACTTTTGCTGAAGATAAGAAAGAGTTGGGCAGACCTGCCAGTTTGAATGCTTTTGATATCATCTCTCTTTCAAATGGGCTTGACTTGTCTGGTTTTTTTGCCAAAAGTGACCAGGAGAAAGAAACAAAATTCACATCGATGCACTCTGCCTCAACAATCATATCTAAACTAGAAGACACCGCTAAGCATCTGCATTTggatgtaaagaaaaaggatggagggCTGTTGAAATTGGAGGGGTCTGAACAAGGCAGAAAAGGGGCATTGTCCATTGATGCAGAAATATTTGAGTTTACTCCATCTTTTCATTTGGTAGAGGTGAAAAAATCTGCTGGTGATACATTAGAATACACGCAGATATTGGAACAAGGTTTAAGGCCAGCTCTCAAGGACATTGTCTGGGTATGGCAAGGGGAACA